In Spirosoma aureum, a single genomic region encodes these proteins:
- the mazG gene encoding nucleoside triphosphate pyrophosphohydrolase — MKQFQDLSPRRQEQLMAFDRLLTIMDELRAQCPWDRKQTMDSLRHLTIEETYELSDAILEKDMNEIRKELGDIQLHLVFYAKIASESTTESSDRFDMADVLTSVCEKLISRHPHIYGDTVAETEEQVKANWEQLKLKEGNKSVLGGVPSSLPALVKAMRIQEKARGAGFDWEEKQQVWEKVEEEMQEFKAEFNTDTNELIDTERAEGEFGDLLFSLVNYARFIDINPETALERTNKKFIKRFTYLEQKARANGKSLNDMTLAEMDVYWNEAKTI; from the coding sequence ATGAAACAATTTCAAGACTTATCCCCCCGCCGTCAGGAGCAACTCATGGCGTTTGACCGATTACTGACCATCATGGACGAGTTGCGCGCTCAGTGCCCCTGGGACCGCAAACAAACGATGGATAGCCTACGCCACTTAACCATTGAAGAGACTTACGAACTCTCTGATGCCATCCTGGAAAAGGATATGAATGAGATCCGTAAAGAACTCGGTGATATCCAATTGCATCTGGTATTCTACGCCAAAATAGCATCGGAATCGACAACAGAATCTTCAGACCGGTTCGACATGGCCGATGTATTGACCAGTGTCTGCGAAAAATTGATAAGCCGCCATCCACATATTTACGGCGATACAGTTGCTGAAACCGAAGAACAGGTGAAAGCAAACTGGGAACAACTTAAACTAAAGGAAGGCAATAAATCTGTTTTAGGGGGTGTACCGAGCTCGTTGCCTGCTCTCGTTAAAGCCATGCGTATCCAGGAAAAAGCACGCGGAGCCGGTTTCGACTGGGAAGAGAAACAACAGGTTTGGGAAAAAGTAGAAGAAGAGATGCAGGAATTTAAAGCCGAGTTCAACACCGACACGAACGAATTGATCGATACCGAACGTGCTGAAGGTGAGTTTGGTGACCTCTTGTTCTCCCTCGTAAATTACGCCCGCTTTATTGACATAAATCCAGAAACAGCCCTTGAGCGAACAAACAAAAAGTTTATCAAACGCTTTACCTATCTGGAACAGAAGGCGCGCGCCAACGGCAAATCACTCAATGATATGACATTGGCTGAAATGGATGTATACTGGAACGAAGCCAAAACGATCTGA